The genomic interval TTGCCGGATCGCAGATCACATCCGTCGGTGTCGGCTCTGTCAGCTCCACCATCAGTTTGATGATCGGTCGCGGCGTGCGGAACTGGCCGTTCTGTCCGGCGCTGGCGATCTTCGCCAGCATGTATTCGTAGAGATCGCCCTTGGTGTCGCGATCGGTGAGCGGAATTTCCGCCAGAAGATCAACGACTTTCACCAGAAGCGCCGGTGTGGGGATGGTGAAGCGCGCGCCCTTCATGTGCTTGCCATAGGACGAGCCATTGCCATTCAACTCGCGCAGGAAGGGAAAGACATAGTCCGAGACGATCTTGAACATCCGTGCCGGATCGTCATTCCTGAAGCGCGACCAGCGCAGCATGTCATAGGTGATCTCGTCCTTGACCTTGCCCGTCTCTTCGTCGCGCTCTGTCCTGTAGATGCCCTCGGGAAAAATCACCCGTCCGATCGGCCGGCCAAGCATATTCGCCCGCTCCTCCGCCAGAAGCTGGGTCTCATCTAGCTGGCGCATGAACAGAAGATAGGTGATCTGTTCGATTACCTCGAGCGGATTGGCGATGCCGCCGGACCAGAAGGCGTTCCAGACAGTATCGACTTTCGAGCGGATTTCACCGGTAAGCATGCGGATGTCCTGACCAAATCAATTGGCCCCAGCTTTAGACCCTGAGAACGAGATGGCAAGAGTTGGGTCGGCGGAACTGGACAATCAGTCGCCGAAAGGCCATCGTCGGCGGGCATGCTAGGGGGATGATATGACTAAATTGGAACAGCTTGGCCGCGTCGTGAAGATTTTTGTCACCGGGCAGGATCCACGCAGCCTGCGCACGGTTGAGCTCGATAACTGGACCGGCGTTGCCACCATGGGCAAGGCGGCCTTCTTCAAGCAGGCTTTGCGGCATGAGGGCATTGATCGGTCTTGCGTCTATCTCTTGATCGGCAGTGGCGGTGACGATGATTTGCCAGAGATCTATGTCGGTGAGAGCGATGACTTTTCCCAGCGCTATGCCAGCGGCAAGTTTCCGATCACCTTCGATACCTTCATGATCTTCACCAGCAAGGACGACAACCTCACGCGGGCGCATGTAAAGTGGCTGGAGCGGGAACTGTGGACAACCCTGTCGGGCAATAGCGGTAAGGTCGTGCTCGCCAATGCCAACCGGCCTACAGGTTCCAACCTCCCGCGCTCGGATATCGCGACGATGCGCACCTACCTGACGAATATGGTGTATCTGCTCGAGGCACTGGGCTTTGATTTGTTTTCGAAGCCCGAGCGCACCGCTGCTATTGAGGCGACAAAACAGGAAGAGGCTGCGGTTCAGACCCCATTGTCAGAAATTCGCTTCTATACCAATGCACTTCCGAAGAATGCCCGCGAGAAGGCATATCTGGTGTTTTCGGACGGATCCTACATGCTGAAAGCCGGTTCAAAAATTAATGAGAAGGCGACAGGCAGTTTGCCCGCGAATGTTCGCAAATTGCGTGAAGGACTGATCAAAAGCGGTGACTTGGTTCTGGGCGAGGGCTATTTTGAGCTGCAGAAGGATCTTGCGTTTTCCAAACCTTCTCCTGCTTCTGCGCTGGTAAAGGGGCGCAGTTCAACTGGCCATGGTGACTGGCTCCGCGAAGATGACAATATGCCGCTGGGTAGCGTTCTCAGTCCTTCGTCGCGTGACAGCGAAGACGCTCTGGCGGATTAGTGAGATGGCCACAGCGATATCAGTAATTGGCTTCGATTCCGCCTGGACCGATCACCCGAAAAAGCCCGGCGCCATCTCCGTGATCAGGATCACGGACAATGTCTGCTCGCTTGCGCGTCAGCCGGAACTCTGCTCCTTCGCTGAGGCCGAGGCGATCATCCGGATTGAACAGGAAGTCTCGGCAAAGTGCATCGTCGCGCTGGACCAGCCAACGATCGTGCCGAACCTCACCGGTTCCCGGCCCGTGGACAAGGTTTCCGGCTCGCTGATCTCCTGGGCTGGTGGAGGTGTGCAACCTGCAAGCCGTGCCAAGAGAGGCACGTTTGACGATGCAGCGCCAATCTGGCGCTTCAAGACGGCGCTCGGTGCATCGGATGATCCAGAGGGCGCGCGCCTTGCCGCTCGTGGGCTGTTTCTTGTCGAAGTGTTTCCCGCCCTCGCGCTCGTGCTGCTCGAACCGAGCTTTCATCAGCGGCTGGCAGCACCAAAATACAACCCGTCCTATCGGAGCAAGTTTCGTCCGGAAGACTGGCGGAAGGTGGCGCACTGTGCTGCAGCCATGGCTGAGCGCTATGGTATCGCGGAAGCAGCCGAATGGTCCCATCGGTCTGCTGCCATGGCGTTACCGCGCAAGGCCGACCAGGATCGGCTGGACGCAATGCTCTGCGCTCTTGTCGGGCTGCACTGGCTGCTGGAACCGCGAGAGCGGTCCCTGATGATCGGCGATCTCCAGACCGGCTACATGATCGCTCCGGCCCTCGACGGGCTTCCCGAGCGATTGGTGCATGCCGCGCGTATTCGGGACGTAAAGCTCTCTTGATCCGGCACACCCCGGCCACACGAAACCGGTGCCGTTGCCTCAAATCTGCAAGACACAGCATTGCCCGTTAAGAGACACCCCGCGTTCAAACGCAGACCACGGCACTTTATGGAGAGGTGGCAGAGTGGTCGAATGCACCGCACTCGAAATGCGGCATACGGGCAACCGTATCGAGGGTTCGAATCCCTCCCTCTCCGCCAGATTTCCGTTAAAATTCAGATACTTATTTACATTGCAGCGCTAGCTTCAATTTGTGCGGTTGTTCGATCCTGTGTGGGAATGATCGAGGGCCACGCTCACGGCACTTTCCTGTCGCCGAGGGGCGTGTCGGCATCTCCCGGCGGCGCGGAAACATCGCGAGACTTTTCATCACCAGAATTTCTCTAACGCAATGATACTCAAAGAAGTTCTGCGAGGCAGACAGAAAACAACGCGATCGATCTGAATTGACTCTTTACAGCCTCGTATAAAACGGCAATGATCCAATTGGTATTCTAATGGTATTGTTGAAGGGCTGATTTTTGGCGCGTCTATCACTCAAGGGTATCGTCAAGCGCTTCAAGGAAACGGAAGTGCTGCACGGGATCGATCTGGAGATCGGAGATCGTGAACTCATCATCTTTGTCGGACCATCAGGCTGCGGAAAATCGACGCTGCTGCGGCTGATCGCGGGCCTCGATCCGATTACCGGCGGCACGCTTTCGATCAATGGCAAGGTCATGAATGACGTTGCGCCCTCGAAGCGCGGGGCTGCCATGGTGTTTCAGTCCTATGCGCTTTATCCGCATATGGATGTCTATGAGAACATGGCGTTCGGCGCACGGCTGATGGGGCTTTCGAAAGATGAGATCAGCGCCCGCATTGCCGAAGTAACCCGGATGCTGAGGCTTGAGGACTATCTGAAACGCAAGCCGCGCCAGCTTTCCGGCGGGCAGCGCCAGCGCGTGGCCATTGCCCGCGCCATGGTGCGCAAGCCTGACGTTTTTCTGCTCGATGAACCGCTTTCGAACCTCGATGCCGCCCTTCGCGCCGACGTGCGCCTCGAGATTGCGCGCCTGCACCGCGATATCGGCGGCACGATGATCTATGTGACTCATGACCAGGTCGAGGCGATGACGCTGGCCGACCGGATCGTGGTGATGAACAATGGCTATATCGAACAGGTCGGCAGCCCCCGCGAACTGTTCGAAACGCCTGCCAACACCTTTGTGGCGACGTTCATCGGCTCGCCGAGGATGTCGCTTCTCGATGTCGACAGCACAGCGGGGAAACTTGCAATAGCGGGCACCGGCGCGATTCGGGCACCGGCCGGCATCGCGGAGGGCGCGCTCACCATCGGCGCACGCCCGGACGGTCTTTCCGTCGTGGCGGGACACGCCGGCGACGGCTTTGCCGGCTCGGTAATCTACACCGAATATCTCGGCGACGATTCATATGTTTACGTTCGGCTGACAAGCGGCGAGCAGGTCACCATCAGGGTGCCGCCAACCGTCTTCTTCGATGCCGACGACGATGTCACCGTGCAGGCGCAGGCAGATGCGCTTCACGTCTTTGACAGGGCGAGCGGGCAGCGTGTTTGATAACGGCTTTTCCGCTTGTCATCGGTAATTCAGGGGAACGGAACAAAAGGAGCAATCTGATGACACCCTTTGCCAAGACTTTTCTGGTGGCCACGGCCGTCGCCGGCATCGCCGCGCCGGCTTTCGCCGAAGATATTTCCTTCTGGGGCTGGCGCGTGGAGGACGTGCCGCAATATGAAGAATTCATCGACACCTTCGAGGCGGAAAACCCCGACATCAATGTCAATCTCAGAATGATCGAAGCCGTCAATTACGGCACCATCCTGTCGACCGCGCTTGCAGGCGAGGCCGGTCCCGACGCGATGATGGTGCGCGCCTACGGCTCCTTCGAGAGCGTGGCATCCGGCGGGTATCTCATGCCGCTTTCGGAAGAAAACGTGCCGGCGCTGAAGGACTTCCCGGCCGATGCGCTGAAGGCGGAAACCCTGCGCGCGGACAACACCGTCTACGCCATTCCCTTCGCCTCGCAGACGATGATGGTGCTCTACAACAAGGATGTGTTCAGCGAGCTTGGTCTTGAACCGCCGAAGACATGGGACGATATGAAAGCGGCCGCCGAAGCGCTTCAGGAAGCCGGTCTCTACGCCTTTGCCAACGGCACGGCGGACGCATGGCAGAACGAAGTCATCACCTTCGGCCTCGGTTCATCGACCATGGGCAAGGCGTTTTACGAGGACGTGATGAGCGGCGATGCCGATTTCACCGATCCGCGCTTCGTCGATGCGCTGGCCCGCATCAAGGATATGAGCCAGTATTTCCCCGACGGCTTCATCGGCCTCGACTACGCCTCTTCGCAGCAGCTGTTTGCGACGGGCATGGCCGGCATGTTCGTTGGCGGATCCTATGAGATTGCCGCCATGAAGGGCATGAATCCCGATATCAATATCGGCGCCATTCCCGCACCCGTGGTCAATGAAGGCGATGAAGGCCTTGTCGCCGTGTTCTATGACGGCGGCTATGCCGGCAATGCGGCCACCGAGCACAAGGATGCGGTGCTGAAGTTCCTGAACTTCCTCGCCTCCAAGGAATTCGGTCAGGCCTTTGCCAACGAGCTCTCCAACATCTCGCCGATCCCGGGCGTCACCTTCGACAACCCGGATCTTGAGGCCGTTGCCGAACTGAACAAGACCTCGATGCCCTACATGATGCTGGTGAATTTCCGCTTCGACCAGCCTTCGGGCTCGACGCTGGTTCAGGAAAACGTTCAGAAGATGATGGCCGGCGAGGCAACGCCTGCAGAGGTCGGCGCGACCGTGACCGAGGGCCTGTCGAAATATTACGAGCCCTTCCAGAACAACTGATTTCTCGAAGATAACGGGCCGGCCTCAGGGCCGGCTCGCTCTGATCAAGACGGAAGCGAATGCAATGAACCGCCTGATGCCGACGCCACGTGGCCTTTGGATCACCTGTCTGATCCTGCCCGCTCTTGCGGTGATGCTGCTCTTTGTCGCCTACCCGATCGTTTCAGCGCTGGCCTACGCCTTCTATCACTGGAACGGCATGGCGCGGGGCGAATTTGTCGGCTTCCGGAATTTCTACGATGTGCTGTTTACCGAACCGTATAAATCGACGGTTCAAAACGCCTTCATCAACAATGTCATCGTCTTTGTCACGCTGATGGTGGTGCAAAACGGCGCTGCCTTCATTCTCGCCTATGCGCTGTGGCGCGAGTTTCCGCTGGCCCGGTTCCATCGCATTGCCGTATTCCTGCCGGTGGTGCTGTCGACCGTGATTGTCGGCTATTTGTGGAAACTCTTCCTCAACCCGCTGTTCGGCATCGTCAACCAGACGCTGAAAGCGGTCGGTCTCGCCGGTTTGGCGCAACCCTGGCTCGGCCAGTCCGACACCGCGCTGGCCTCGCTCATTCTGGTCAATGCGTGGCACTGGGTCGGTTTTCCGACACTGATTTTCCTGGCCGCCATGCAGCGCATTCCAAGCGAAATCTACGATGCCGTCAGGATGGAAACCGAAAGCGAGTGGGTGAAGATCCGCAAAATCATCTGGCCGCTGGTGGCGCCGGCGGCAACTATTGTCTTCGTGCTGCAATTCATCGGCTCCTTCAACTGGTTCGAACTGCCCTATGTGATGGAGGGCATGAGCGGCTCGCCCTACGGTAATACCGATGTGCTGGCGCTTTATTTCTACCGGCTTGCCTTCGGCAATCCCGGCGCCGGAAGCTCGGATTTCGGCCATGGCTCGGCGCTGGCGGCGCTCGTCTTCATCTTCATTACCGTCTTTGCCACCGCCATGACGCTTTACCTGCGCCGCCGGGAGATTGAGCTTTGAGCGATACGACCTATACCGACCGCTCCGGCCTGATGCGCACATTCGGGCGCGACGGATTGCTGCAGATCCTGCTGATCGCCAATACCTTCATCATGATCGCGCCGATCGTGATCATGGTGTTTTCGGCCTTCAAACCGTCAATGGCGATTTTCCGGCAGCCCTTCGCGATTCCCGATTTCACCGATCTGTCGAACTTCGAGGCGATCTGGACCGAAACCCATTTCGTCCGCTATTTCTTCAACTCGCTGCTGATTACCGGCTCGTCCATTCTTGCCATTCTGGTGCTGGGGTCGATGGCGGCCTATGCGTTGGGCCGCTATAATTTCAGGGGCTCCAGCTTTCTGCTGCTGTTCTTCCTGGCCGGTCTGACGCTGCCGCTGAAGCTCGCCGTCATCCCGCTTTTCGTGCTGATGCGCAAGATGGGCCTGCTCGACAGCCAGCTGTCGCTGATCCTCATCTATATCGCCATGGGCCTGCCCTCGACCGTGTTCATCATGACCGGGTTCATTCGCTCGCTGCCCGGCGAGCTGGAAGATGCCGCGCGCATGGACGGCGCGACTGAAGCGCGGATCATGTGGTCGGTCATGCTGCCGCTGGCGCGGCCTGCCATGGTGATTGCCGCCATTCACAATCTCGTGCCGATCTGGAACGATTTCTTCTTCCCGCTGATCTTCATCCAGAACGATCTTCTGAAAACGCTGCCGCAGGGACTGACGAGCTTCATGGGGGAATACACCACCAATTGGGGCGTGCTGTTTGCCGGGCTGACCTTTGCCGCAGCCCCCATCACGCTGCTCTATATCATCCTGTCCCGCCAGTTCATCAACGGCATGACCTCGGGCGCGATCAAGTGACGCTGAAGCTCAAGAAAGGCGGGCTGGTGGTCTCCTGCCAGGCCCGCGCGGACAATCCGCTCCACGGCGCGTATTTCATGGGCGCGATGGCGTTCGCGGCGCGCGACGGCGGCGCATGCGCCATCCGCGCAAATGGCGTTCTAGACGTGCGGGCCGTCAAGGCTGCGGGCCTGCCCGTCATCGGAATCGACAAGCAGTTTTCGGATGCCGTGCCGGTCTATATCACGCCGACGCTTGCAGCCTGCGATGCGCTTGCCGAGGCGGGAGCCGACATTATCGGCATTGACGCCACGCCGCGCCCGCGCCGGGGCGACGAACCGGCAAGGCTCATCCGCCACATTACCGAAACGCTTGGCCTCGAGGCCTTTTGCGATATCGCAACGTCCGACGAAGGGGCGGCCGCCGCAGACATGGGCGCAACCTATGTGGCGACAACGCTTTCCGGCTATACGGATTATTCGGCCCGCAACGACGACATGCCGGACTACGCCCTGATCGAGGCGCTGGTCGCAAGCATCAAGACGCCGGTGGTGGCAGAAGGCCGGTTCTCGACGCCCGAACGCGCGCGCCGCGCGCTGGATTGCGGCGCTTATGCCGTCGTTGTCGGCACGGCGATTACCAATCCGCGCGAGATCACCCGTGGGTTTGTCAGGCAGATCGAGGGCTGAGGCCATGGACAGCTATTTCCTGGGCGGCGATATCGGCGGAACGGCGTCGCGGTTTGTCCTTTGCGATCAGGCGGGAACGATCGTTCAGCGGGGGGCGGCGGCCGGCGCCACCGGCCACACCTTCAACGCCGAATCCCGCGACAGGCTTGCGGAAAGCATCGCCGCGATTGCCGCGCAGATCACCAAGCCGGTGGACGCGGCCGTCTTTGGCCTCACCGGGTATGGCCCGCGCGCGCGTGGCGATATCGAGGATATGCTGATTGCTGCGCTGAAGCTGACGCGCGCGAAGATTTTCATTTCCGACGATATCGAGCTTGCCTACCGCAGCCTGTTTGCGCTTGGAGAAGGTCACCTCGTTTCTGCCGGAACGGGGTCGATTGCCGTTCACCTCGACAGCGAGGGCAGGCTTTTCCGCATTGGCGGGCGTGGCATCCTGATCGACGATGCGGGCTCCGGCGGCTGGATCGGCCTTGCTGCCGTGCGCGCGCTCTACCGCCGGCTCGACGAGGAGGGCGCGCCGGGCGATATGCACCTGCTCGCCGAAGCGCTTTATGCCGCCATTGGCTCTGACGACTGGTCGGATATGCGCGCCTATATCTATGCCGGCGACCGCGGGCGCATCGGCGCGCTCGCGCGTTCCGTTGCCGATGCCGCGGAGGATGGCGACGCATGCGCAAACGCTATTCTGCGTGAAGCCGGCGCTGAGCTCGCCCGCCTTGGCAACATCCTGATTGCCCGCAACGGCAACCACCCCGTCGCCTTTGTCGGCGGCGTGCTGAAGCTGCATCCGGTCATCGCCGAGACGATCCGTCAGAGGCTTGCCGGCGAGGCGCGCTTTCCCGCACTCGATCAGGCAGAAGGCGCCGCCCGGCTGGCCCTTTCCTTTTTTCACGCTGCATCTTCAGGACCTTCCGCCTGAATTCGACTGCCGAAGCTACCTCTTGGAGATGTTTCCGATCTGAGGTCCTGGCCAGATTTCGCCTCCGTCGTTTTGAGCCGATGGGCCGGATTGTCTTTTGAACCGGAAGCTGTCGTTTCCGGTTTCGAGGATGTGACAGTCGACCCGACGCCAGGGCGACGTTACCGGTTCAACACCGATTGGAGATCACGATGGCAGCGCAAGCTCAGAAGAGGTTGGCGTATCAATAAAGCCGTTCCACAGCCGTCCAAAAGCCTGGTTTTCTGCCGTGATCGCGCTGCAGTTTTTCTAAATAGGCATGGTGCGGCTCGCATGGGCCGAAATCGTCGATCTGCAATGCAAGGGTCTCGCACGTCATCAGGTGCCCAGCTGCATGCTTGTAGCGGCTGGAACGGGCGTTCTTCAGGCTGAAGTCGATCATGGCTCTAAGAAGCAGCGTCGCCGCAAGCGGGTATTTTTCCTTCAGCGTTTCGCTGACCGGCGTCAGAAGCTCGTAATAATTGCCGTCGATCTCGGTATATCGAGCCAGAATGAGCGCATTAGCTTCGCGAAGCGCAGGCCATTCCATGAAGAACAGCAGAGCTTGATGGACGCTTGGATAGTCCACGACCCATGCCAGCGCCTTTTCCTCGGCCTCCATGTCATCGAAATCCGGCAAGCGTTTCAGATAGTCGCGGAGATGCTGCTGTTCGAGCGAGGCTTCGAAGCACGCCCATCTGAACCGTTGCGCCTCATTGGCCCTATCCAGCGCCTCAAGCGCATCGGCTCGCGTCTGCTCCCATTCCAGAACCGGGAAGGACCGGTCTTTCTCCGGGGCGGCCTGATCGAGCCGCTTCAGCGCTTCTCCCGCTCGATTAACCTTCAGCAGCCGCTCTGCCATCCTCGCGGCAATCATCGGTGACTTTAGGGCCTGCTCGGTTTGTAGCGCGATATAGGCATCGACATCACCCTCAGCATCGGCAATGGCCTCAAGAGCGATGCGGGCCGACAGATCATCGTGACGGCTATAGACCTCGTCCTCGTAAATCGGTCCGTTCTGGCTCATGCCGATGATCCGGCCGTCACGTCGGGGCTTTTCCTTTCTGGCCTCGTCGAGCCATTGGGTCGACAGGTCTTTCAGACGCACTAGTCCATCAGTTTCGAGCGCCGGTATCATCTCTTCGATTAGCGGGTCATATTGACCGTAGCCATTGTCCTGCAGCGCCTGAAATACCTTTTCGGCCAATGCTTCCGGGGAGGTTTTTGATGCCTTTGCGATGCGTCCGGCATCGACACAGGCGGCATGAAAGCTCTCAACCAGCGAACCGCTGCCATCATCCGAGCGTGCAAAGATAGAGTCTGCGAGGTGCAGAAATCGCCAGATCAGTTCGAGCGCTTCGTCAGGGTCTGCCGGTTCGAGCTTCTCGACGATGGCCGAGCGCTGGGTTTCGAGGTCCGACTTCAGCTTTTTGACCTTCCTCCAGTCGATGAAGCTGCGGGCGCGCTGAATACGGGTGAGATGTTTCCGAATTTCTCGGGCCACCTCGCCACTGCTTTGTTCCCCAGCCAGTTCCAGGCGCAGTCGCCGTTTGTGAGCAGCACTTCCGGTGGAGATTTCGATCAGAAGCTCCGCCAGCCGCTTCGCCCCCAGCGCTTCCAGGTTCTTCGCGTTGAGCGTTGTTTTCTTGGCCATGCGCCAGCCTCCTTCATGTCCGTGTGCACGCTATACCGCAGGCGACAACAGACCAAGACCGCCGCCGTGTTGTGCCGGGATAATCCTTGGCCCTGCCCGTAACCTGATCAGACGTTCAACCAGGACAAAGCTCGGGCGGTCGTTGAGAGCTTCAGCGTCGCACTGGTTCTGTCACCGCGGGGATCTTCACATGCTTGCGCCATTCATGGCGGAATCCGTAGCAGGTAGCCAGAGCGTTCAAACGCTTCTGTCTGGCGCGGATGTTGCGAAGTGAGGCGGTGCGTCCGAGGTAAGATGTTACAATCTGGTCGCTTCGCACGCCGACCTCAAGGCGATCGAGTTCACGCTGAACGCGGTTGATTGCTTCTGGCTGCTCAGCAAGCGAGAGGCACGCAAAAGCTTTATGCGACGGAACGCGAAGCCCAAGTCGACAGGTTCGATGGGCCCGTTGCCGTCACTCTGAATTGCAGACTGTTCCGTCATGATAGTCCTTCCTTCAGTCATGAAATGATGAGGGAAGGCTAGGCGGCGTGGTCAGCGCGCTCATTGACGGCCATCAACAATTCGGGGTTTCCGTGGTCTCGGTATAATTGGCGAAAAGTCGTCGGCCATGGCCTGCTCCCGTTGATGGCTATCAATGACCCGCCGCCCTCTCGCGCTCACGTTTGCGGTCCCAGGAATCCAACGGAATTCCTCAGGGAGGTTGTCATGCAGGACAAGACATTGCGCCAGAACATAATCGATGAACTGGAATTCGAACCCAGCATTGACGCGGCGGATATCGGCGTAGCGGTGGAAAACGGCGTCGTCACCCTGACCGGTCATGTTCCTGCCTACACACAGAAGACGACGATCGAAGCGACTGTCCGGCGGATCCGGGGCGTGCGCGGCATTGCCGAGGAGATCGAGGTCCGTCCAAGGGGCTCTCATGTCACCGCCGATGACGTGGTTGCCCAGCGGGCGGTCAATGCCCTGAAATGGCACGAGATCGTTCCCGACGAAAAGCTTCAGGTGACCGTCAGCAAAGGCTGGTTGACGCTGACCGGGGCGGTGGAGTGGCAGTATCAACGCGATGCGGCGATGCACGCGATAAAGGGGCTTGCAGGCATAACCGGGATCAGTAACCTGATCGAAGTCGTGCCGAAGGTTTCCGCTCCTGACGTCAAGAAACGCATCGAGGACGCGTTCAAGCGGGATGCGGAAATCGAAGCCGATGCGATCAAGGTTCACGTTCAGGATGGCAAGGTCACGCTTGAAGGCAAGGTGAAGGCCTATCGCGAGCGTCAGGCCGCGGAGCGTGCGGCATGGTCGGCAGCGGGCGTCCGACACGTCGATGACCGCATCACGGTTCTTTAGGACATTCCGGGCTGGCAGCAGTGTCGGTCCGTTATCGGAGCGATGACATGAAGGCTATGGTTCTGCGGACCTTGCGAACGCCGCTGGCTCTGGAGGAGAGGCCCGACCCTGTTCCCGGCGCGGGCGAGGTGAGCGTCAGGGTCGAAGCCTGCGCCGTCTGCAGGACCGACCTGCATGTCGTCGACGGCGATCTGCCGGAGGTGCGGCTACCGGTGATCCCCGGCCACGAGATCGTCGGGATCGTCGAACGGCTCGGCGACGGCGTGACCTCGCTCGCGATCGGGCAGAGGGTCGGCATTCCCTGGCTCGGGCACACATGCGGCCATTGCGCCTATTGCCTGGAAGACAGTGAAAACCTCTGTGATCATCCGCAGTTTACCGGCTGCACGCGGGATGGCGGGTTTGCCACGCATGTGATTGCCGCAGCCGATTTCACCTTTCCCATGGAGGGGTTCGACGATCCGGCGGCCGCGGCCCCGCTGATGTGCGCCGGCCTGATCGGGTGGCGGTCGCTGAAGATG from Martelella mediterranea DSM 17316 carries:
- a CDS encoding BON domain-containing protein, which produces MQDKTLRQNIIDELEFEPSIDAADIGVAVENGVVTLTGHVPAYTQKTTIEATVRRIRGVRGIAEEIEVRPRGSHVTADDVVAQRAVNALKWHEIVPDEKLQVTVSKGWLTLTGAVEWQYQRDAAMHAIKGLAGITGISNLIEVVPKVSAPDVKKRIEDAFKRDAEIEADAIKVHVQDGKVTLEGKVKAYRERQAAERAAWSAAGVRHVDDRITVL